The following DNA comes from Deltaproteobacteria bacterium.
AAATAGAATCTCGTCCTCTGAAGGGGCGTGCCTGGGAGTATATCTTTTTTGTCGATTTAGATGGGCATCAGGAAGATCCCAAAGTGCGGCGTGCTATTGAGACGATGGCACAGAGTTGCTCTTTTTTACGGGTGCTGGGGTCTTATCCGAAGAGTGAGGTTTAGAAGAATAATGGCTATTTTGAAGATGAAAGTTCCTAAAATTAAAAGTGGGACTTGTTTAAATTTTAAAAGTGGACTGAAAACGAATTCCCCTCTCCCCTTGGGGGAGAGGGTAGGGTGAGGGGTAAAAATGAGTACTTTGATTGACCTTTCAAAATCTCTCAGGAAAAACTCAACTCATACAGAAAATGATCTTTGGTATTATTTAAGATCAAGGCGATTAAATGGATTGAAATTTAGAAGACAGCATCCTCTTGGTCTATACATTGTAGATTTTATATGTCTTGAGAAGCGCATTGTTATTGAATTGGACGGTGGGCAACATGCTGCAGCTCAAAGTGAAGGTAAGAAACGAGATGAATGGTTGAAAGCAGAAGGATACCAAGTATTACATTTTTGGAACTCTGAATTTTATGAAAATCGTGAAGGGGTGTTGAGTCAAATTTTAGCAGCAAGTGAATGAACCCCTCACCCTGCCCTCTCCCCCAGGGGGAGAGGGGATTATTAAAAGTCCACTTTTAAATTTAGGTAACACCTAGAAAAAGTTTGTCTTAATTAAAATCCCCAGGCACCGGAGCTTCAATTCTTACCTCTTTGCCATCCGCCATCTGAAAAGAAAGCCTGTGGGCATGCAAAAGTATTCGGGTCGATTGCAATGGGCTTCCATACAAATCATCTCCCAAAATGGGATGTCCTTTTGACGCAAGATGGACGCGGATTTGGTGGGTGCGGCCTGTGAGAGGTCTGGCCTCAATCAAGGTCACTTTTTCGTTTGCTTCTAGAACTTTAAACTCCGTTTTACTCCAGCGGGAATTTTTTTGTTCCTTTTCATAAAGGCGATAAACATTGAGGGGCAATTTTCGAAAATCGCGCTGAAGGTACCCTTCTACAATCCATTCTTTTTCTGCCGCTGCGGGGGAGACGAGGGCCAGGTAAGATTTTTTGATCTTCTGATCATGAAATTGTTTCATGAAATAAGCTTCGGTTTTTTTATCATAGGCGAATAAAACGATTCCGCTGGTTTGCCTATCCAAACGATGCAGGGCATTTAAATTTTTCAAGCCCGTGAAGTCACGAACTTGTTCCTGCAGGCCAAAACGAGTACTGGCGCGGCTTCCCTGTACGGGTAACCAGGCGGGTTTGTTCACGGCCAAAAGGCCATTCTCTTTCAATAAAATATGCTGTGAAGAAATAGGAATGGCTTCTGGTTCTCTTGAAAAAAGATAAAGTTCGATTTCGGAGTTTGCTTTAAATGGATGTTTGAGATCTTGTTCATTCAGTCTTTTTTTGTTGAGATAACATCCTCCATGAAAAAGTGCTTTTTGAATATTTTCTGTAGCAAGATTGAGTTGCTGGGAGAGATAAGGCAGCAAGTTGCGACCTGAAATTGTTTTTTCAAGGGTGAAGGAATAATACTTAACTGGTGGGTTGTAGCGGTAGGCGTCCGTTGTCATTTTTGTCTTTTCTTCTTTCCACCCTCTTCCTCTTCCCAACCTATTTTTTCTAAAAACTCATCGTAGTTACCCAAGAAAAGTTCGGCTCCTCCTTCACGAAAGACAATCAGTTTGGTGGCGATGGCTCGCAAAATCATTTCGCTGTGAGTGACAATCATCATGGCGCCTTTGAAATTGCTAATGCTGTCTACCAGGGCATCAATCGATTGCATGTCCAAATGGTTGGTGGGTTCGTCCAGAAAGAGCAAATTGGCAGGAGCCGCCAGAATTTTTCCCAACAAAACGCGACTGCGTTCGCCTCCGGAAAGCACGCCAATACGCTTTTCAGCGGCATCGCCTTCAAACATCATCACCCCGCAAATGCCTCGCACTTGAGTGCGACTGAGGCTGGAGTTGACGGAACCAATTTCATCTTCCACGGTTGTTTTAAGATCGAGGCGATTGATATTGGTTTGTCCAAAATAGCCCAGTTTCATTTCGGGATGCGAATAGAGGCTGCCCCCCGTTGCTTGAAATTCACCAGCCAGCACATTCAGCAAAGTCGATTTCCCTTTTCCATTTTTCCCGATGATGGCAATGCGATCGTCACTTTTTATAGAAAAACTTAAATTCTGGATGAGCGGAGTTTTTGCTTCGTAGTGAAAAGATAAA
Coding sequences within:
- a CDS encoding endonuclease domain-containing protein — encoded protein: MSTLIDLSKSLRKNSTHTENDLWYYLRSRRLNGLKFRRQHPLGLYIVDFICLEKRIVIELDGGQHAAAQSEGKKRDEWLKAEGYQVLHFWNSEFYENREGVLSQILAASE
- a CDS encoding RNA pseudouridine synthase; its protein translation is MTTDAYRYNPPVKYYSFTLEKTISGRNLLPYLSQQLNLATENIQKALFHGGCYLNKKRLNEQDLKHPFKANSEIELYLFSREPEAIPISSQHILLKENGLLAVNKPAWLPVQGSRASTRFGLQEQVRDFTGLKNLNALHRLDRQTSGIVLFAYDKKTEAYFMKQFHDQKIKKSYLALVSPAAAEKEWIVEGYLQRDFRKLPLNVYRLYEKEQKNSRWSKTEFKVLEANEKVTLIEARPLTGRTHQIRVHLASKGHPILGDDLYGSPLQSTRILLHAHRLSFQMADGKEVRIEAPVPGDFN